CGATGGCCGCTGGGGATAGCCGGACGCCAGAGGCAGCATGCTGAAATGGTTGACGGCCGACCGCACTTCGTAGTCCGCGAAGTCTCCCAGTGTTGACAGGGAGGAGCGAATCGAGCCCCACTGGGGCTGGTCCCGCTCGCGCCGCGGGAAGAGGTTGTCGAGATCGTCTTCCGCCGGGGCCTGCCCGATGTCCGGGCAGGGATGCGGGTGCCTGACCACCCCTGCTTCGTCGTCGGTGACGGCACCCGCGCCGTGCGCCATGGTCACGATGCGGGTAGCCGCATCGCACAGCAACGCGTTCCTCGAGGCATGCGCTGGCGAACCGGTGTCTCCGTAGACATATTCAATGATCCGCTGCGCGACCTGCTTCAGGAGGCCTCGCCGCCCCTCGCCCTCGCCACGGCGGGCCACGACCCCGTACGCGACCCACACCAGGCGCTCGAAGAGGTAGGAATCGTCCACCTTCCCGGCGTCCTCGTGCAGGAATCTGTCCAGGAGGGACACCAGCACGTCCCCGTGCCCCAGGAGCAGTTGCACGAGGGCTTTGGTTGCACGGTCCCGGAGGAACCGGTTGGAGGACGTGAGGGTCCAGATCAGTGTCGTGGCCGCCAGCCGGACGACTTCCTCGTTGCTGGGTGCGGGAGCAGTCACGGGCCGGCGTGTCCGGTCCCCGAGCCGGGGCTGGGCCGGACGGGACGAGGGGTGGAGATCCTGCGGGGTGGGGTACTGCTCGGCCCAGCGCAGCAGCCGGTGCAGCGCGGTGACGTCCCACAGCATCGTGTAGGTCTCAACACCCCACCAGGCGTCGCGTTCGGGCCGTGTTCTTCTCGCCAGTACCTGGTGGAGACGGTCGGCGTTCAGCAGATGCCCTGGCTCCGCGGCGACCGCCAGGACAGCCTCCAGCACGTCGGAGGTACGCCCGTGACGGGCCGCTGACTCGTTGAGGAGTGCGATGGTGCGTTCGGTGACGCTTCGTGTGCTGCGGAGGGGAAGCGTTTCCAGGAAACTACGGGCCAGGAGGTAGCGCTGCGTGTCCGCCCGGTCGTCGGGCTCGGTGGTCTCCGTCGCGGGCCGAGGAGGGGAGGCAAGGAGGTCGATGAGTTCCGTGCCGGTCTGCTCGGGCAGGAGAATCGACGCGGCTTCTTGATAGTTGGGTGCGGCCTGACACAGCCAGTTTCGCAAGGAGGAGTCGGCGGCCAGGTTTTGGCCCTGACGGAGCGACTTGATCTCGTCCTGGTGGGCAGCGAGGACCGACCGCACGACGCGGTCGTCGCCGAACGCCTGATAGGGGAAACCGATACCGACTTCTTCCTCCGCCCTGTAGGTCCGCTCGTGGGACACGATGCCCTGAGCGAGGAGTTCCCCGAGCATGGTGTCCGGCCACGTCGTGGCTGCAGGCGCGCAGGCGTCCGCAAGATCGCGGGCCTCACCGCGGGGAAGCACGGAAAGCCGTTCGGCGGCCATGCGTGTGGCAAGGGCGTCCACCGCACGGTGCACGGGCCGCTCGATGGGGTCCAGCCCGAGCCGGGAACAGATGGTCTCCGCCCGGTGATCGACATAGGCGTCGAACACCGCGCTGCGGTCCCGCGGACGGCCACCCGATCCCCTGTCCCGGCTCTTGTTCAGGCTGTCCGCGTACAGCTTCACGAAGAGCGGGCTGGTGAAGACCGAGGCGAGCAGGGGGGTGTTGGGAAGAGCAGCCTGATTGCCCCGAAGGTAACTCTCGAGGCCTTCCATCTCCCGGCCTGCGAAGCCAGAGTGCACCGAAGTAGGCCCGTCGAAACGGTCAGGTACCACCAGAGATCTGAAGGTCGAGCGGCAGGACACCACCAGAGCGATGTGCCGGTATCCGGCCAGATGCCCCTGGAGAGCGAGCAGTTCGCTCTTCCAGCGCCCCGCGTCGGCGGAGTCATTGAGGGCATCGATGATCAGCAGGAAGCGGCTGCCGCTGGCCGCGCCCGCGGCGTCCATCGCCTGGAGGAAATCCCGCTCGGGGAGGGGGCCCAGTCCGCGTCTCCGCGCGATCTCGCTCAAAGGGCTGTGGCCGCTCAGCTCTTGCCCGAACACGACCAGCGCCGGCCGGTCTTTGTCCACGGCCCTTTGTGCGGCATCGACCAGCAGATGTGTCTTGCCCTGCCCGGCTTCCCCCAGGAGCAGCCACGCTCCCTTTTCCGCTGCCCGGGCAGCGCTGCTCTGCATCAGGTTCAGCACCCGCTCGCAGGCGTTGCGGGCACGTGCGAGAGCTCCCTCGCGTAAAGATTCCAGACTCTCGGATGCAGTCTGTGCGTGGCCCATGCCCGGCTGCGAGAGAGGCGGCGCCGAAGCATCACCACTTTCGGTCGGTTCTCCGGCGAACTGGTCGGCCAGGCCCCTGAATTCGCCCAGCCGGTCAAGCATGTCCTCAGCCACAGCGGCTGTCTGCTCGGCGGGGAAACCGGAGCTCGCGGATGCCGCAGTCAGGTCTTGGACCAAGCTGTCCGCGCCCTCCCGCAGCGGACGTGTCCACAACTGCACCCACCGCGACAGCGCTTCGTGCGCCGGGCTGCTGTCCGGCGCAGGGTAGCGGTCATGCCACCACGTCATCTCGGAGAGGGCTGTCTCAAAAGTGGACTGCAGGTCCCGGGCCCGCTGAACACTCTGCCGGAGGAATTCCTGCGGCAGGGCGCACGCGTCCGCCACCTGGGCCAGCGGCAACGTCACATGATGTTCCGGGGTGTACCGCGAATCAGCCAGACGCTCAGCGAGCGTGACCTGTTCCCGTAACCACTCCGTGCCCAGCGCACGCTTTTCGAAGAAGAACCATTGGCGTCCCTCATTACCGGGCCGGGTCAGGCGTTCCAGCAATTCGCCACCACCGACATAGCGGATGTCGACACCGGCGAGACCAGGCAGTTCATTGTTCCACTTGACGACGTTGTTGTTCCACCGCTTTCGTGCGCCGGTACGCGGCGTGCCGCTCGGGGTGAAAGGAGTGGGATCGGAGAGGTCGAAGGGCGTGAGGAACTCAAGCCGGACGATCTTCCGGTGGGCGATGTTCTCGCCGACTGTCTTGGCGCTCTTCTTCGCCTGGGGGATCAGGTCTTCGATGCGGTGGACGAACTTGACCTGGTACCCGTGCGCGGCACTGCCGTCGGGGGCCTGGTCGTACCATTCGACACCGCCGTCCGGGGCGGCTGTCTTGATCGTCTCCCAGCCCGGAGGCGCTGGCGTGCGGAGCTGGAAGCACAGTTCTTCAAAGGCGCGATGCTGGCTTCCGTCCCATTCCCGGATGCTCTGCCAGTTGTGTGCCCTGCTGTCGTTTTCCGTCACTGCCGTCCTCTGACCGTTCTGCTGGCCCACACCGCCCGCATCAGGTTCCAGCGTAGAGGGCCGGACTGACACACGAGGTTGTTCCACTGCTGGGGTACCAGACAGGTGCGGGCACCGCCACTGCGGCCCGGGACCATAGAGCGTCCGTCGTGCGGGAGGCCATGGAGCGCTCACGGCGCCGTCATCAGCGGCCGGGTGGGTATATACGACACTGGCCGAACCCAGGCCCTGACGTGCATCGTCAGGGTCTGGTGTGAGAAGCGTTGGCTTCTGCTGTCGAGATTGAGCAGGCCACTTGGGGCGAGAGTCAGTACCTTTTCTGGGGGTCAGGCGGCGTGTCCGGCATCCCGAGCCGGAGGCGGGGGCGGAGTGGGACGGTGGTGGCTCTTGGCCTCGTAGATCGTTGTGCTGCCGTCGGCGTTGCGCGTGATGAGGTCGGTCTTGTCGTCCCGGAAGGTGTCAGGCAGGGGCGAGTACTTGATTGCGTAGAGCTCTCCTGCGGAACGGCCGCCTGCGAGGGGCATGATGCTGATTTCGGAGGGGCCGGAGGAGGGGTTTTCGACACGGAGCGCTCGATCGAAGGTGGACCCGTTACGCCGGGCTTCTCTCGAGGCCAGGAAGGCGGTAGCGACGGCGACGGCGGTCGTGATCTCGTCCCGCGGCAGCTTCTGGAGGAACCGGGGATAGGGGTGGGGAAGGTTGAACGTGTCGATGTCGAGCGGCAGTTCGTCACGGACGAGGTGGTCGGGGACGGGCCGGGCCGACGCTAGTTCGTCGAGGCCGAGGCGGACGAGACGGGCGAGGTGGTCGGGGGGACGCCGGGCGGACGGGGGCTCGGGGCGGGTGCGGTGGGTGGTGATGCGGTGGTAGGCATCGATGTACGGGCGCTGTGCGTCGGGGCCGATGCCGCACAGGGTCAGGAACGTCACCAACTGCTCGGCGGTGGGCGGCAGTTTCTTGCGCTCCACGATCCGCCACGCCGTGGTGCGCGGCAGCGGCCGCCGACCGGGGGCGAGGCGGCTGTCGCTCGGCGAGGGCGCGCCGGCCCGTTCGTACACGACTGCTAGGGGCTGTTTGGGGTTCGGATCATGTAGTTGAGGTGAGCTGCTTCAGCCACATGAGCGATCCCCGGAGGTGAAGTCCTGCCTCGTAGCTCTCGGGGGACTTGTCATAGCGGGTGGCGAGCCCACGCCAGGTCTTGATCTTCTGGAAGCAGCGCTCCACAGTGTTGCGCTGCTTGTAGCGGTGCGCGTCGAAGACGACGGGCCGGCCGCCGGCCGAGCCCTTCTTCCGGCGGTTGGCAGCTTGGTCGTTCTTTTCCGGGATGACTGCGGTGATCCCGCGTCTGCGCAGGTAGGCGCGGTTGGCCTTGGACGAGTAGGCCTTGTCGGCGGCCACCGCCCCGGGCCGGGTGCGCGGGCGGCCCCTGGGGCCTGCGACGCGGATCCGGCCGAGCACCACCTGGAACTGCGGGCAGTCCGCCGCCTGGCCCGGGGTCAGCACGAGCACCAGTGGCAGTCCCGCCGCGTCGACCGCGGCGTGGACCTTGCTGCTCAGCCCGCCTCTGGACCTGCCGAGCCCGGCCGCCTCCGCCCGTGCCCGGCGACGGCGCCGTGCCGCGGACCGCTCCCGGCCCTCCTGCGAGTCGCCCGCGCCGGATACCGGCGGTGGCGCATCACCCGCAGGACCGGTCCCTGTTCCGGCAGCGGAACCCCCTTTTCCTCGGTCAGTGCCTGTTCGAGTGCGTCCAGGGTCTCCCCGGCGATCGCCAGACCTGCCGATTCGTGATGGGCCCGCACGACCGTGGAATCCACACTGACCAGTTCCAGCCCGACCTGCCCGCGTGCAGCAGCCTCGGCGATCAGACCGTCCATCAGCGCTTGGAACACCCCGGCCTTCGACCAGGCTCTGAACCGTGAATACACCGTGGACCAGGGCCCGTAGCGTTCCGGGACATCACGCCAGCCGCTGCCGGTGCGAAACCTCCACAGCACGCCGTTGAACTGGTCCCGCACCCGTCGAGGCAGCGGACCCGTCGCCGCCACCGGCAGACGTCCCTCGATCAACTCCCACTCGGGATCCGTCACATCAAAACGCGCCACGCAGGAGTTCTACCAGCCCAGGCCAGCACACCATTGAACCTCGCAAGATCCGAACTTCGAACAGCTCCTAGGGCAGCGCCGAGGTCGCCCTCGTTGTGGATGAGGGCGGGGGCCGGCGCCTTGAGGTGGCGGAGGCGGCCGCGCTGTGCGGTGCGGCCACGGTTGCGCAGGAGACGTGCCCGGGCCTGGTCGGCCGGGGTACCTGCGCAGGCACGCACGTAGGCGTCGAGGACGGCCGGGGAGGGCGCCGCGGTGCCGGACTCGGCGCGCTGGACGGCGCCGCGGGAGACGTTGGCAGCCTCGGCGAGGGCACGCTGAGGCAACCGCGCGGCCCGGCGCAGGGCGATCAGGTGCTCGGCGAGGTCGGCGAAGGAACGGTCCGGGGTGCCGACGGCGGATGAACGGGTCATGGCGGGCGCCTACTTGCCTGCGGCCGTGGAAGACCGCACGGCGGTCTCGACGATGACGGTCACCAGCCGCCGGCCGCCCCGGGCCGCGGCCAGGGTGGCGGCGCCGATCGCTCCGCAGCCGCCCAGCAGCGCGAAGACGGTCTCCAACGGGGTGCCGACGAGGAACAGGGTGCTGCCCAGTCCCAGGACGGCGATCAGCAGGATCAGCGCGTGCGTGGACCCGAACCGCCCTGAGTCACCGTCCGGTTCGGCGGCGCCGGGGACACAGGGGCAGGCCGTTGCCGGTTCGGCCGGGCCGGGGAGGGAGGAGAGATCGCTCATGGTGCGCAGGACTCCGTCCTGACGGGGGCCGCCGGCGAGGCGCCGGGGCCCAGGGCTACTGGTCGCAAAGTCGCGCAGCCCTTACGGCAGTTGGACCTGCCACACACGGCGGGCTGCGCTCGACATACCCTTCCACGCCCCGCAGTCCTCCGCCCCGTCCCCGTGCGGCTTTTGTCTGTTATGTGAAATTCTGGCCCCGTTGGTGTTCCCCGCCCCGCCACCGGATCCGTCACCCGGCCACCCCCCGAACTCCAGCATGCCACCGATGTCTTCCGCGTCTTCCGCGCCCGCGGTGGCCCACCGTTTGTTCCTGCCGACTTGCGGCCTGGACCCCTTCAGGAAGACGGTGGTCCCAGCACGACACCGACGGCGAGCCGCCGGTGTCCTCCTGACGGCTACTGGTCGCAAACCCGCACCGCTTCAGGATGCCCGGCAGGCGCGTTGGACCGCGTCCGCCGACACGTCAAGCCGACACCACACCCGGTGTCGGCTTGACCTGCTTCCGGGCCCCTTGCCTGCCTGCCCGGTCGGCGCCGGGCCCGGGCTGGCGCCGACCCACCTCCACCAACGGATCACGGCCTCGACGGCTCGACAGAGGGTGATCAGTCTGGCCGGTTTGCCGAACCCGCCCGAACAAGACGCCAGGCAGCGCAAGCGGACTGCAGACCCGCCCTGGGACCAGACGCAGCCCACGCCACAGCCCCACATATCCCACCTGCCTCTGCGTCATGATGAGCGGCATGGTTACGCCGGTCGACGCCCCCTCTGTCCGCCCGTTCCGGAAGCCTGAGCTGCGCCCGGGCCAGGAGCGTGGACTGAAAGCGGCAGTGCGGCATTTGCGGCGCCCGTATACCCGGGCCCTGTTCGTTTCCGCGACGGGTACGGGCAAGACGCTGGTTTCGATCCGCGTCGCGGACGCGCTGCAGGCACGCCTAGTACTGGTCGTCGTGCCCACCCTGGATCTGGCCGCGCAGACCGCGCTCGCCTGGCGGCGTGACGGGCACACCGGGCACATGGTGATCGTGTCCTCGATGGACGCCTCCGCGCACGGCGCGCTTGCCGCACGCCGGGTCGGCTCCACCAGCGACTCCCGCTCGCTTGCCGCCCTGATGTCGGTGGTGGGGGAGGGGGAGGACCAACTGCCCGCGTTGACGGTGATCTGTACGTACGACTCCCTCGACAAGATCGAGGGCACCCAGCACACCCGCTACCGTGTGCCGCCGTTCGACCTCGCGGTCATGGACGAGGCGCACCGGATCGCCGGCCGGGCGGACAAGAAATGGGCCGCAGTCAACGACACCGCCCGGATCCGTGCGGACCGCCGCCTCTACATGACGGCCACCCCCCGGAGTTTCGCCGCACCGGACCTTGTCGAGTCCGCAGACACCGGCCGCCCCCGGCCCCGCCGACGCACGCTTGAGCCCGGCATGGACGTGTCGCTCAACTCCATGGACAACGAGGCCGTCTACGGAAAGAAGATCTTCGAGTACCCCCTCGCCCAGGCGATCGAGGACGGCGTCGCGGCGGACTACCGCATCGTGGTGCCCACCATCACCGACACCGAGCTGCGCACCCGCCTCAACACCACCGCCCCCGGTACGAGCACCGACATCGCCGATACCCACGACGCGCTGCGGACGACCGCCCTGCACCTGGCCGTCCTGAAGGCCATGTCCGACCACGAACTGCGCCGCGTGCTCGTCTTCTTCCACCTCGTCGAAG
The nucleotide sequence above comes from Streptomyces sp. NBC_01716. Encoded proteins:
- a CDS encoding helix-turn-helix domain-containing protein, encoding MTRSSAVGTPDRSFADLAEHLIALRRAARLPQRALAEAANVSRGAVQRAESGTAAPSPAVLDAYVRACAGTPADQARARLLRNRGRTAQRGRLRHLKAPAPALIHNEGDLGAALGAVRSSDLARFNGVLAWAGRTPAWRVLM